From the genome of Candidatus Hydrogenedentota bacterium:
ACGCTGCGGAACAAAATCAAGGTCGCACTCCGGATCGGGATCCTCGAGGTTAAGAGTGGGGCAGATGCACCCCTTCTCCAATGCCAGGGCACCCGCGGCCACCCCGAGCAGGCCGCCCACCGCGTAGGGCTGCCCTGCCATGGACTTCACCGCCGAAATGGGCACGCGGTATGCCCGGTCGCCCAAGGCGCGCTTGTACGAGTTCGTCTCGCTGCGGTCATACATTTCCAGCGACACGCCGTGCGCCTGAACATGGTCGACATCGGCCGGGGTGGCGCCCGCGTCCTGCAACGCATTTCGAATGGCCTCGGCCAGACCCTTGCCCTCGGGGTCCATAGTCAGAGCACTGAGCGCTTCCGATGCCGACCCAGATCCGAGAATTCGGGCAAATATGCGCGCGCCGCGTGCCCGCGCGCGGTCTTCGCGTTCGAGGACCACGGCTACGGCGGCTTCGCTCAAGACGATCCCGTCACGGTGGCGATCGAACGGCCGCATCGCCTTCTCGGGTTCGGCATTCCGTTTCGACAAGATTCCGAGAGAACAGCCCGACGCATACGACATGGGGAAAATCGGGCATTCCGTGGCGCCTACGAGGGCGGCGTCGGCACGCCGCCGGCGGATCTGCTCGGCGCCCCATTCCAAGGTGTCGAGTCCCGTCGCGCATCCGCTCGATATGGTTATTGCCGGCCCTTTGAATCCAAAGTCTATGGTAACGTTGACCGTTGCGGAATGCCCCGAGAACTTCGACGACGCCAAACGGGGCATTTTCCTGAAGCCCCCGCTTTCGTAGGCCAGATTGGCTTCCCGGTATCCCTCGATGGGGTCGCCGATGCTTGTGCCGATGCCCGTGGCGATGTGTTCGGGATCGTAACCGGCTTTTGACAGTTCCGCATCCTCGGCCGCCATGCGCGCGCTCGCAATAGCCTGGTGGACGTGCCGGCACCAGGTCCGCACCACGCTCTTCTTCATGAAATCGTCCGGGTTGAACTCCCAAAGCTGGCCGCCAATCTGGCAAGGCATCTCTGAAGCGTCGAACCGGTCAATGGTGCGAATACCGGAACAGCCCTTCGAGATGGCATCCCAAAAGGCTTGGCGTCCCAGACCGTTGCACGCCAGGACGCCTATTCCGGTGATCACAATGTTTGTGCGCATGGTCTCCTTAATTGCCAACAGCCGCACGCAAGTGCGCGCTCTGTCCAAGAACCGCTCCCGTGGCAGCACGCACGTTGAAGTCTTTCACCATGCGGGCAATGCCGTGTATATCCCCCGTCAGGAATTGCCGTATCGCCTGGGTTCTGAAATCTGCAAGGCTACTATACCATCCAAGAACGCGCGCTACAAGGGGCGTCTCTTCCAACATATGCGCGACTATCCCTAGAGATTCTACCTCACGGAGCATGCTCTCGTGATGCTGAATTGCCTGAGTCGCCGTCAATTCGCCGATTCTGTACGGCAGCGAACGCCATCTGCCCGGCGGCGTTCCAAACCGGGACCGTGTGCGCAGAATGTGGTCCAGACGGTTCCCGAATGTGAGGCCGAACCCATACCGCCAAGGCTGCTGGTACCATAGCGTCCGGGGAAGAACTTCCGGCAATTCCACCAACCCCGCATCAGGACGCGCCCGTTCCAAGAGGCGGAGGGTTTCAGCCCGGGTATGGTGGTCGTCCGCCGGCGTAGGATAGGTGAAGCGGGCCAAGGCGATCAACCCGGCATCTTTGCAGCTCCGCAAGAGGCTTTCAATGCCCGAGACCCCCGCGTTCTGCCCGAAGTAGTCGCGGAGCAGCCGTTGGCTGCCGCTCCCTACGCGATACGACAGCGAGACGCATCCCGAGGCTTTCAGTACCTTCAGCAATGCGGGATCGGCCGAAGCAAGGTTGCCGGCGCGGGAATAGGCTACTTTGGAGCCGCATTCGAGAATATCGTTCGCGACACTGGCCGCGTGGGCCATCGAGCCGCCCGCGCCCACAATGCGGAACGCGCCTACCCCGTGAGACGCCACGATGCGCTGTATGTGTGACATTACCCGGCCGGGCGAGTGCAACCGCAATCCTCCATCCTGAGTGGACTTAGGACAATCGCTGCATGTGTTTTCGCAACCGCGGCTCTCTTCGATCGGGAACAGCTTGAGTTTACGGTTGTTGCGCAGCGCCCGGTAGACGTCAGGGTCATAGACAGGCTCGGGCAGGGCATCCAAGTCCGGTGCGAACTCCTGTTCAGTGTGACAGGGACGGTCCGTTCCCGGAAAGATCAAGTTCGGGAGAGACGGCCACCGGTCGCGGTGCCGGATGTTGTCAGCCAGGGCCGTGATCCCCACTTCCGGGTCGCCCACGCAAACGCCGTCAAACGCGCCCGTGCTGCTGACGAGTTGCCACCCATACAGGCCTGCAGCCTGTCCAAAAGCCAACAGACACACCTTCGCGTTGTGTTGGCGTATTCGCTTCGCCAGGAGAATAGCGCTGTGAAGGTCGTCCGCAACATCGATTTTAAGGGCGATGAAATCAACTTTTTCGGTCTCCGCCAGTTTCTCTGCAAGTTCTTCGCAGCAAGACACTTGACGTGTCTGGAACGCACGGTCGGCCGCACGAAGCTGCCACAGGAGATGAAGCGCCCGAAGCGGGCTCACCGGGCTGAAATCAAGAAAGCGGTCCGCAATCTCGCTGACGGCGCCCCGAACCGTTTCTGGAAACAGCCGGTCCACCAGCCCGACCGTCCCGAAGTCTCGGATGACCGTCTCGTGTCCCTCGGCTAACAGGCACGCCGCAGTGGACGCCAGTTCGTGGTCTGGCATAAGCGCTTCGAACGAAAACGGATACCCCGGAAACCGGACGAGAATGCTGCGCGATTTCATAGCCTCTCCTTCGTCATTTTTCCCAGCATAGTGTCCGCGGGATACCACAATATCTTGCGAAAATCCCTCCCCTGAGCGAGACACTACACAATATATTGCCCAGATACTATCACGAACCCCATATGTATGCAAGAAAAAAGGGCATACCACAACATTTTGACATTCAGCATACATTCGCGAACCGTTCCGCCCATCTGCGTCTACGAATTGTGGTTTCTGAGCCTGTCGGAAAGCAGGTCTGTCTCTTATAGTGGTCTCCGGACCCTGTCCTCATGCTGGAAATTTCAAGGCCGGTTCGGTATGCTTTCGGCCATGGTACGAAACGAGACAGGGATTGCTTTCTTGTTGCTGGCTTTGCTTCCTGCGATGGCCGGAGCGGCGGGGGAGTCTTCGGGGGTGGCTGCCGATGTAGAAACATTGCGGACCAGTCTCGAAAAAGCGTCTGAAGTGCCTGCCATTCCGGAACTTGTGTCGCGTTCGCGAGAGTCGCTTCTCGAGACGCCGCAGGGCCGGGAAATCCTGAACTGGGCACGAAGCGCCGAACGAGAAATCCCCCAGACGACCCAGGAGCTCTACAACCGGTACCGGGAAGCAGGCGAGCGGTTCCCTTACGAAACGCCGTATTTCGCGAAAAGGGAACGGCTGACCCGGGCCGCTCTGGCCGCATGGCTCGAGCCGGACGCGGGCGGCCTCGAACATCTGTGTGCTTTACTCGCAAGCGTGCTTGACGAACCCACTTGGGTGTTGCCCGCTCATGAACGGCCCGTGCCCTGGAACATCGACCTCTTTTCGGCGGAGACCGCCTGCGAACTGGCTCATGTCCTGTTACTCCTCGAGGAGCGGCTTCCGGACGACCTTGCCGGGCGAATACGGATCGAGATACGGGTCCGCGTGATGGACCCCTTTCTGGAACACGCACACGAGTACTGGTGGAACAACGGCAGAAATAACTGGACGGGCGTCTGCGCGGGAGCTGTCGGGCAGACGTTCCTTCTGCTCGAACCCGACCCGGAGCGCCGGGCCAGAGCGGCGAGCCTTGTGCTGGAGCAGATGGACCGATTCCTGGCCAACGGGTTCGAGGAGGACGGCGCGTGTCTCGAGGGCATCGGATACTGGGGCTACGGACTGTTGCACTGCGTGGCATTCGGCGAAATGCTGCAGGCCAAGACGGGCGGCGCGGTTGACCTGCTCTCCCACGCGAAACTCAGGGCGATTGCCCAATATCCCGCGACCGCCGCCATCGACAAACACGTGTTTGCGTCATTCGCCGACAGTCATGAGCACCAGAGTCTCACGCCGTTCCTGGCGGCCCGGCTCGCGCAACGCACCGGCGTCGCGTCTCTGCTGCCGCAAACCGGCGCCCTGTTCGATTGGCGGCTGACGAGCGTGTTGCGCAACCTTCTGTGGTGGGATGAATCCGCGGCCGGGGAGCCCCTGATTGAAGACGCCTGCCTGCCCGCCTCGGGCATCGTGAAATTCGTATGGCAAACAGGAGGGGGGCGCGCGGTGCTGGCAGCCAAGGCGGGTCACAATGCCGAGCCGCACAACAACAACGACGTTGGCAGTTTCGTGCTGCGTATCGGCGGCGCCACCTACTTGTGCGATCCTGGCGCGGGCCTGTACAGCCGCGAGTATTTCAGCTCGAAACGCTACGAGAACATCTTCGCCAACTCCTACGGCCACAGCGTCCCGCGCATCGGCGGGGCGTTGCAGCCTTCCGGTGGGGAATACCGCGGCGAACTGAGCCTTCCCGGACCCAGACAAGCGCGCATCGAGCTGACCAAGGCCTATAAGGCCGAGGGACTCCAGGAGGCGGTCCGCGTCTTCTCGATTCAGGAAGGCGGCGCGCTCGTCATGGAAACGCGGTATGCGTTCGAAGGGGCAGGATTCGACGTGGAAGAGGCCTTCGTCACGTGGCTCGACGTCGAGACCAACGACTCGACGGCCCGCATACGGTCCGGCGAAGGCGTTCTCGAGATTCGCGCAGCCTCGGGCGTCTTTGCCGCCGAAAGACTCGAAGAGGCGTGCAAGGCAAACCGGAAAAGCGAGGTGCTCACCCGGCTCACGCTGGTCCAGCCAGCGGCTGCCGAAATCCGAAACCGCTACGCGTTCGTCTACATCCCCGCGAAGTGAGCGCAGGGCGCACGGTTGTTTAGAGACCGCCCCCGGGTTTCCTGCATCCCCGTCGTATTCTACAGTTCGCGGATGAGTTTCCGGCGCCAGACCCACAGGCGCATGCGGAGGTAGACCAGGAACCACAGCATGTGAAACCCCGTGCGCCAGAGTTTGAGCTTGGATTGGCCCCCGCTGCGTTCGAGGTGGTGGACGGGGAACTCGGCCAGTTGGGCCCCCAGGGCATGAAGTTTGATGCATACC
Proteins encoded in this window:
- a CDS encoding beta-ketoacyl-[acyl-carrier-protein] synthase family protein, giving the protein MRTNIVITGIGVLACNGLGRQAFWDAISKGCSGIRTIDRFDASEMPCQIGGQLWEFNPDDFMKKSVVRTWCRHVHQAIASARMAAEDAELSKAGYDPEHIATGIGTSIGDPIEGYREANLAYESGGFRKMPRLASSKFSGHSATVNVTIDFGFKGPAITISSGCATGLDTLEWGAEQIRRRRADAALVGATECPIFPMSYASGCSLGILSKRNAEPEKAMRPFDRHRDGIVLSEAAVAVVLEREDRARARGARIFARILGSGSASEALSALTMDPEGKGLAEAIRNALQDAGATPADVDHVQAHGVSLEMYDRSETNSYKRALGDRAYRVPISAVKSMAGQPYAVGGLLGVAAGALALEKGCICPTLNLEDPDPECDLDFVPQRARLNDVATVLVSAMSFGGTHSALLMGRPEQ
- a CDS encoding heparinase II/III family protein; the encoded protein is MAADVETLRTSLEKASEVPAIPELVSRSRESLLETPQGREILNWARSAEREIPQTTQELYNRYREAGERFPYETPYFAKRERLTRAALAAWLEPDAGGLEHLCALLASVLDEPTWVLPAHERPVPWNIDLFSAETACELAHVLLLLEERLPDDLAGRIRIEIRVRVMDPFLEHAHEYWWNNGRNNWTGVCAGAVGQTFLLLEPDPERRARAASLVLEQMDRFLANGFEEDGACLEGIGYWGYGLLHCVAFGEMLQAKTGGAVDLLSHAKLRAIAQYPATAAIDKHVFASFADSHEHQSLTPFLAARLAQRTGVASLLPQTGALFDWRLTSVLRNLLWWDESAAGEPLIEDACLPASGIVKFVWQTGGGRAVLAAKAGHNAEPHNNNDVGSFVLRIGGATYLCDPGAGLYSREYFSSKRYENIFANSYGHSVPRIGGALQPSGGEYRGELSLPGPRQARIELTKAYKAEGLQEAVRVFSIQEGGALVMETRYAFEGAGFDVEEAFVTWLDVETNDSTARIRSGEGVLEIRAASGVFAAERLEEACKANRKSEVLTRLTLVQPAAAEIRNRYAFVYIPAK